In Spiroplasma chinense, the DNA window ATGTTAAAAAAGCTTTAGAAGAAATTAAAAAAGGTAAAGTTGAATACAGAACTGATAAAGAAGGAAATATTCACTCAATCTTAGGAAAAGTTTCATTTAAAGAAGAAGATTTAATGAAAAACTATGCAGCATTATTTGATGTAATCAGAAAAGCAAAACCTGCAGCTGTAAAAGGAACTTACATTAAAAACATTTCAGTAACAACAACAATGGGTCCTGGAATCAAAGTTCTAATCGAAAACTAGAAACAAAAAACTACTTTTAAAAGTAGTTTTTTTTATTTTAAATTTCTTCTTGTTCTTCTGCTAGTAATTTTGTTTTCTCTAATAGACTTAAACTTTCTTCTATTGAAGAAAGTTTTTTTACCATTTTTTTTGAATTTAACTTTCCATATTTTTCTTTTAATAAAAGAAGACCTTTTATTTTTTGATCGATATCTTTAGAACATTTTACTAGGTAAATCAAATATAAAAATGTTGCAAGAGAAAATGAAATAATCAGAAAAATAAATATAGAACTTTGAACTATTTTAAAATCTTTATAAATCAAAAACAAAATTTGAAAACCTATCATCAACATGGAAGATACACCACTCATTATGGAAATAAAACTTGCTCTAATTGAACTTAAAATAAGTTCATTAACCTTATTCATTAGATGTACATAAAATAATATCAAGGTTGTGTTTAATGTAACAAAAATTACAACAAAAAAATAAATGTTTTTAGTTGTAAAGAAAGATATCAAAACTAAAGAAACTAAAATAAAAATTGACGTCAATTTATATCAATTCAATTTTTTGATAAAGGAAAGAAATAGTAACACACCTCCACCAAAGGCACTTGTAAATGCATAAATCAAACTTATACTTAAAGGAGTTTGAGAAAGGTTTTCAAAAATTACTTGTCCGTAAATAAACATAATAGAAACTGAAGACTGTAATAAAGCAAAAATAGAAATAAAGTAATATAATTCTTTTTTATGTTTAAATTCAAGTTTCAATTCCTTAAAAATTTTGATCTCATTTTTTTCTAAATATTTAGTGTGCTTATCTTTAATTGCGAATAAAACTAAAAGCGTGATCACATGTGAAGAACAAGTGAATATAAATATTCATTTTCAATTCAACAATCATACTAATTGACCTCCCAAAGAATCTGCTAAAAACATTGAGCAAATTGAAACTACATGAATTATTGAACTTAATTTAATATATTTCTTTTTGTTTTCTTTGTCTAAGTTATCATAAAGCAAAGCTTCACTTGTACCTGAAGCAAGAGCTAATGAAAACGCATAAATTAAGAAAGCAATAAAAAGTAAAATAATTTTAAATGCAAATATCATTAACAAAGCATATGTGAATATTCCAATATTTGCAATGATTAACATTTTCTTTCTTCCAAATTTATCTGCAAGAATTCCAGATAAATATTCACTGAACAATAAGGCGACAGAGAAAGTAATTTGTAAAGTAGCAATTTGAGATAAAGAGTATCCTAGATTTGTTAAATAAATCATTCACAAAGAATTTTCAAACATAAGAGTAACAAAAAATGTGTAAAAACAAATCTTAATAAAAAATACTTTTTGTTGTTTTTTCATCTTTTCACTTCCTTACTGTCATCAATTATCTTTAAATCTATAAAAATCATTCTCATCTATATAGAAAAAAGTATTAATAGAGCTGTTTGTTAAATAGATATGCCTTAGGTTACCATAAACTAAAATATTGGTGTTGCTATTTATATATTTTAGAACCGACTCTCTATTATTTTCTTGTAAATAATATTGTCGATTTAAAAAATTAATTAATTTTTTTCTATTTGTCATTCCTCGTACCATACTTATAAAAATTTTACAAAAGGTGTAGTAATCATTAGTAATAGGTTTAAAAATTTTATATTTGATATCGTAATTGTCTTTATAAATTTCCTTTAAATAATCCGTCATACTAAATTCAAAAATTTTATATTTTATCGAGTTAGACTCGAGAAACTGTATAAGTGTTGTGATGTTTTTCTTGTTTGGAAAATAACCGGGCAATAAAATATTCACACTTTTTTTTGAATTAATTTTTTTTTCAATACTTCGATTTTCAAAGAGTAAAGAAGATTCGAAAACTTTAAAATAATTTTTATGAAAGTTTTTAAAAGTATTGTAATTTTTTAGAAGATGTAGTTTGAAAGCTTCCTTTAAATTGTTATCCTTAAATTCATAGCACATATATAGCCCGGAACTCTTCTCAAATACCCTGTCTATTATTTCTTTACGACTCAAGAGGGAGTACTTAAAAAAGAGTGAATTTGTTATAACATTACATTTAAGTTTATAAAATTTTTTTAAAACGAGATTTATTTTACTTACTTTTATGAATATAAGTTTTTTGATCTTACGATTTTTTATTATAGGTTTTAATACAATTTTTTTTCTTGTGTGTTTCTCTACGGTAAAATCACCATTGGTCAAATTTTTATTTTGAACCTTAAATGGGCTAAAGTAAATGGAAGACAAAACTTCTTGAGCAGTTTTTCAATCATCAACATAAATTTCCATTTCGTTTTTTTTAAAATAAATTTGTATTTCATCTAGTTCTATTTTGTCTTCAAAATATTCTCTAACACCCAATATAAAACCCAAAGAAGCAGCAGCTGGAGTTTTGTTTTTTTAAGTGATAAATTAATGAATTATACACATCTCTCAGCTCAATTTTTAAACCATTAGACCATTTTTGAGCTCTAATTTTCAAAATGAGTTTGTTCTTCTGAATTAAATGCGAACATATCGAACCAGAATTATTAAAGTCAATTATGGGTTGATATAAGAAACCGAGTATATAGTTTTGGTTATAGTCTCTACATCCAATTAAATCTATGGTTTTTGGTATATCTTCAAGGAATATATAAATATTCCTACTATCGTCTTTTAATTTCATAATTTAAAAAACTAATTTCCTTTCCAATATAGAGATTATTATTTTTTCTTAAAAAATAGTTCATAACATCATTAGACAAAACCGCACCTATTATTAAATTTGTTGTTGAGGAAGAACCTTCAATTTTTAAATTATTACTTTCAGTTTTGCTTTTTGGAAAACTATAATTTTTATTGTTGTATTTATCAATAATAGGGCCTCATCAACCAGATTCTATTCCAACAGCTGCAGTTATATATGGTATTTTAGTTTCTCTTGAACATCTACTAGTTAATTCCAAAATTTTTTCTTTTGGTTGATCTGCACAATTTATAAAAAATGAAGGATTTTCGTTAATCAAAATTTTTTTGAGTTCCACTGTAGAATATATAAATTTGTTTATAATTTTTATACTAACATCTTCGTATTCCTGGTCTATCAAAGTTTTTAAATAATTTACTTTATAATTATTTGTTCTTTTATAACTAAAAAAAGTTGTCTATTTAAATTTGAGATTTCTATTTTATCCCCATCGATCAATATAA includes these proteins:
- a CDS encoding MFS transporter; this translates as MKKQQKVFFIKICFYTFFVTLMFENSLWMIYLTNLGYSLSQIATLQITFSVALLFSEYLSGILADKFGRKKMLIIANIGIFTYALLMIFAFKIILLFIAFLIYAFSLALASGTSEALLYDNLDKENKKKYIKLSSIIHVVSICSMFLADSLGGQLVWLLNWKWIFIFTCSSHVITLLVLFAIKDKHTKYLEKNEIKIFKELKLEFKHKKELYYFISIFALLQSSVSIMFIYGQVIFENLSQTPLSISLIYAFTSAFGGGVLLFLSFIKKLNWYKLTSIFILVSLVLISFFTTKNIYFFVVIFVTLNTTLILFYVHLMNKVNELILSSIRASFISIMSGVSSMLMIGFQILFLIYKDFKIVQSSIFIFLIISFSLATFLYLIYLVKCSKDIDQKIKGLLLLKEKYGKLNSKKMVKKLSSIEESLSLLEKTKLLAEEQEEI